In Xiphophorus maculatus strain JP 163 A chromosome 18, X_maculatus-5.0-male, whole genome shotgun sequence, a single genomic region encodes these proteins:
- the LOC102228895 gene encoding transmembrane O-methyltransferase homolog isoform X2, with product MVSPAIALAFVPLLLTLIIKYRYYFVLFYRAVLVRIWKDCVTGLSREERAFQYVLTNSTPGDPDSILDAFDYWCSKVEFISNIGPKKGKILDRLLLEQSPLTVLELGAHCGYSTVRIARALPLGARLYSIEMDQGNAAIAEKIIRLAGFDDDTVELIVNPSDEVIPRLRSDYNLERLDFVFMDHWKKCYLPDLQLLEEYGLLGKGSMIVADNVLFPGAPKFLRYLRKCGLYEWKIHRAMLEYSRGIRDGMAELIYQGIK from the exons ATGGTGTCCCCTGCTATTGCTTTGGCCTTTGTTCCCCTTCTGCTGACACTGATAATCAAGTACCGCTACTACTTTGTGCTGTTCTATCGGGCGGTTCTGGTTAGGATTTGGAAGGACTGTGTAACTGGTTTGAGCCGAGAAGAGCGTGCATTCCAGTACGTTCTGACTAACTCCACACCTGGGGACCCAGACAGCATCCTGGACGCTTTTGATTACTGGTGCAGCAAGGTGGAGTTCATCAGCAACATTGGCCCTAAAAAAG gtaagATCCTGGACCGCCTTCTGTTGGAGCAAAGCCCTTTAACAGTGCTGGAACTGGGAGCTCATTGTGGATACAGCACCGTGAGAATCGCCCGGGCTCTTCCTCTTGGGGCCCGACTCTACAGCATCGAGATGGATCAAGGGAATGCAGCAATTGCTGAGAAAATCATCCGTCTGGCAGGTTTTGACGATGACACG GTGGAGCTCATTGTGAATCCATCTGATGAAGTAATACCTCGGCTGCGGTCCGACTACAACCTGGAGAGGCTGGACTTTGTCTTCATGGATCACTGGAAGAAATGCTACCTGCCTGACCTACAG TTACTGGAGGAATATGGTCTGCTGGGAAAAGGGTCTATGATTGTGGCTGACAACGTGCTGTTTCCTGGGGCTCCGAAGTTTCTCCGATACCTCCGGAAGTGCGGCTTGTATGAATGGAAGATCCACCGAGCCATGCTGGAATACAGCAGGGGCATCAGGGATGGGATGGCTGAGCTGATCTACCAAGGAATTAAATAA
- the LOC102228895 gene encoding transmembrane O-methyltransferase homolog isoform X1 — translation MTLLIKCMYLPFSFYSRMVSPAIALAFVPLLLTLIIKYRYYFVLFYRAVLVRIWKDCVTGLSREERAFQYVLTNSTPGDPDSILDAFDYWCSKVEFISNIGPKKGKILDRLLLEQSPLTVLELGAHCGYSTVRIARALPLGARLYSIEMDQGNAAIAEKIIRLAGFDDDTVELIVNPSDEVIPRLRSDYNLERLDFVFMDHWKKCYLPDLQLLEEYGLLGKGSMIVADNVLFPGAPKFLRYLRKCGLYEWKIHRAMLEYSRGIRDGMAELIYQGIK, via the exons ATGACACttctaataaaatgtatgtatctGCCGTTTTCTTTCTATTCAAGGATGGTGTCCCCTGCTATTGCTTTGGCCTTTGTTCCCCTTCTGCTGACACTGATAATCAAGTACCGCTACTACTTTGTGCTGTTCTATCGGGCGGTTCTGGTTAGGATTTGGAAGGACTGTGTAACTGGTTTGAGCCGAGAAGAGCGTGCATTCCAGTACGTTCTGACTAACTCCACACCTGGGGACCCAGACAGCATCCTGGACGCTTTTGATTACTGGTGCAGCAAGGTGGAGTTCATCAGCAACATTGGCCCTAAAAAAG gtaagATCCTGGACCGCCTTCTGTTGGAGCAAAGCCCTTTAACAGTGCTGGAACTGGGAGCTCATTGTGGATACAGCACCGTGAGAATCGCCCGGGCTCTTCCTCTTGGGGCCCGACTCTACAGCATCGAGATGGATCAAGGGAATGCAGCAATTGCTGAGAAAATCATCCGTCTGGCAGGTTTTGACGATGACACG GTGGAGCTCATTGTGAATCCATCTGATGAAGTAATACCTCGGCTGCGGTCCGACTACAACCTGGAGAGGCTGGACTTTGTCTTCATGGATCACTGGAAGAAATGCTACCTGCCTGACCTACAG TTACTGGAGGAATATGGTCTGCTGGGAAAAGGGTCTATGATTGTGGCTGACAACGTGCTGTTTCCTGGGGCTCCGAAGTTTCTCCGATACCTCCGGAAGTGCGGCTTGTATGAATGGAAGATCCACCGAGCCATGCTGGAATACAGCAGGGGCATCAGGGATGGGATGGCTGAGCTGATCTACCAAGGAATTAAATAA
- the LOC102229158 gene encoding secreted frizzled-related protein 2-like, giving the protein MSVFVLSSLMLFSVVYASDPADPVLVGPPTIVFSSSFRSVCKPIPSTLSLCQGIGYQRMWIPNLLGHDSLKEAKQQSAAWLPLVSKLCHQDTKKFLCSLFAPVCLPDLGEPVSPCKSLCEAVRDGCVPVMSAFGFPWPEMFNCSRFPSGTELCIPSTGQLEERTEEEVRREEELKESIICDACSLTAEGESDIQQNFCHSPYAIKMRLDSVSTVGGDRQLVPVARSRILRWAGGGAERAQEFGGATTHRALWLQEGGSCTCPGLDLAETNNKQEQNVEPVDKKKAKRGGRLENRPKDGWFLALAQAEEGRLILTRLVKWTREDKELKKFIRSLLKKPCPEL; this is encoded by the exons atgtctgtttttgtgctCAGTTCTCTTATGCTCTTCAGTGTGGTTTATGCCTCCGACCCTGCGGATCCAGTTCTGGTCGGACCTCCTACCATCGTGTTCAGCTCTTCGTTCCGCTCGGTTTGTAAGCCTATCCCCAGCACCCTGTCTCTGTGCCAAGGCATCGGCTACCAGCGTATGTGGATCCCCAACCTGCTCGGCCACGACTCCCTGAAAGAGGCCAAGCAGCAGTCAGCCGCCTGGCTGCCGCTCGTCTCCAAGCTGTGCCACCAGGACACCAAGAAGTTCCTGTGCTCGCTGTTCGCCCCAGTGTGCCTGCCGGACCTCGGCGAGCCCGTGAGCCCCTGCAAGAGCTTGTGCGAGGCCGTGCGGGACGGCTGCGTGCCCGTGATGAGCGCCTTCGGGTTCCCCTGGCCCGAGATGTTTAACTGCTCTCGGTTCCCGAGCGGCACCGAGCTCTGTATCCCGTCAACAGGACAGCTGGAGGAGCGGACGGAAGAGGAGGTCAGGCGTGAGGAGGAGCTGAAAG AGAGCATCATCTGTGATGCCTGTTCTCTGACTGCTGAAGGAGAATCTGACATCCAGCAAAACTTCTGCCACAGTCCATATG CTATAAAGATGCGTCTGGACAGTGTCTCAACAGTGGGAGGTGACCGTCAGCTGGTGCCTGTGGCCCGCAGCCGCATCCTGAGGTGGGCCGGGGGAGGTGCAGAGAGGGCGCAGGAGTTCGGAGGCGCAACGACCCACAGGGCTCTGTGGCTGCAGGAAGGAGGCAGCTGTACTTGTCCCGGCTTAGACTTGGCAGAGACAAACAACAAGCAAGAGCAAAATGTAGAGCCggttgacaaaaaaaaggcaaagagaGGAGGAAGGCTGGAGAATAGACCCAAAGATGGATGGTTCCTGGCCCTAGCTCAGGCCGAAGAAGGAAGACTTATTTTGACTCGACTCGTTAAGTGGACCCGAGAGGACAAAGAGCTAAAGAAGTTCATCAGAAGTCTTCTGAAAAAGCCTTGTCCAGAGCTGTAA
- the lamtor1 gene encoding ragulator complex protein LAMTOR1 isoform X1, with protein sequence MGCCYSGEDGNSREKFEETDPLIPHPNPVSKPPNGTEWPTPGVPSPPTDGQALLTSILTKTAQNIIDVSAADSVVMEQHEIMDKARQYSTKLAMLSTSLPQKKALTLPSLTSQPHQVLASDLVPYSDVQQVSKIAAYAYSAISQIKVDAKEELVVQFAIP encoded by the exons ATGGGGTGCTGTTACAGTGGCGAGGACGGCAACTCCAGAGAG AAGTTTGAGGAGACTGACCCACTGATCCCCCATCCGAACCCTGTGAGCAAACCTCCAAATGGGACAGAGTGGCCCACCCCCGGTGTCCCCTCTCCACCAACTGATGGACAAGCCCTCCTTACATCCATCTTGACAAAGACTGCGCA GAACATAATTGATGTCTCAGCAGCTGACTCTGTTGTAATGGAGCAACATGAGATCATGGACAAAGCTAGGCAGTACAG TACAAAACTGGCTATGTTGAGCACCAGCTTGCCTCAGAAGAAAGCCCTCACTCTTCCCTCCCTAACTAGCCAGCCCCACCAAGTGCTTGCAAGTGACCTGGTGCCATACTCAGATGTTCAGCAG GTATCCAAGATAGCAGCTTACGCTTACAGTGCAATCTCTCAAATCAAAGTGGATGCTAAAGAGGAACTGGTCGTCCAGTTTGCCATTCCTTGA
- the lamtor1 gene encoding ragulator complex protein LAMTOR1 isoform X2 → MGCCYSGEDGNSREFEETDPLIPHPNPVSKPPNGTEWPTPGVPSPPTDGQALLTSILTKTAQNIIDVSAADSVVMEQHEIMDKARQYSTKLAMLSTSLPQKKALTLPSLTSQPHQVLASDLVPYSDVQQVSKIAAYAYSAISQIKVDAKEELVVQFAIP, encoded by the exons ATGGGGTGCTGTTACAGTGGCGAGGACGGCAACTCCAGAGAG TTTGAGGAGACTGACCCACTGATCCCCCATCCGAACCCTGTGAGCAAACCTCCAAATGGGACAGAGTGGCCCACCCCCGGTGTCCCCTCTCCACCAACTGATGGACAAGCCCTCCTTACATCCATCTTGACAAAGACTGCGCA GAACATAATTGATGTCTCAGCAGCTGACTCTGTTGTAATGGAGCAACATGAGATCATGGACAAAGCTAGGCAGTACAG TACAAAACTGGCTATGTTGAGCACCAGCTTGCCTCAGAAGAAAGCCCTCACTCTTCCCTCCCTAACTAGCCAGCCCCACCAAGTGCTTGCAAGTGACCTGGTGCCATACTCAGATGTTCAGCAG GTATCCAAGATAGCAGCTTACGCTTACAGTGCAATCTCTCAAATCAAAGTGGATGCTAAAGAGGAACTGGTCGTCCAGTTTGCCATTCCTTGA
- the LOC102229680 gene encoding leucine-rich repeat-containing protein 51-like isoform X1, producing MDKIMCGAPVDLSFRSLTRLTGSDLHHGFSKYAWTENPHSGLRPLKKNSESKYLSCSLRLSNNSIIDLCDLHQTVSHFLAEPSSLAWLDLSFNKLSHIDKVLCELHGLRVLYLHGNNISTLSEVDRLGVLPHLHSVTLHGNPIETNKTYRNRVISALPQLKTMDFSAVTQQERVLAKLWHQSNSRCRSSKKSLH from the exons ATGGATAAGATTATGTGTGGAGCTCCGGTGGATTTATCTTTCAGAAGTCTCACCAGATTGACAGGTTCTGATCTTCATCATGGTTTCTCTAAAT acgCTTGGACAGAGAATCCCCACAGCGGTCTTcgacctttaaaaaaaaattcagaaagtaAATATCTTAGCTGCTCCCTCCGTCTCAGTAACAACAGCATCATTGACCTGTGTGACCTCCATCAGACAGTGAGCCACTTCCTGGCTGAACCCTCAAGTCTCGCCTGGCTGGACCTCTCCTTCAACAAACTCTCACATATAGATAAG GTTTTGTGCGAGTTGCATGGACTCCGCGTGTTATATCTTCATGGAAACAACATTTCTACTCTGTCAGAGGTGGACAGGTTGGGTGTGCTCCCCCATCTTCACTCCGTCACTCTACATGGAAACCCCATAGAGACAAACAAGACTTACAG GAATCGTGTGATTTCTGCATTGCCGCAGTTAAAAACGATGGACTTCAGTGCTGTGACACAGCAGGAGCGAGTCCTGGCTAAGCTGTGGCATCAGAGCAACTCCCGCTGCAGAAGCAGCAAGAAGAGCCTTCACTGA
- the LOC102229680 gene encoding leucine-rich repeat-containing protein 51-like isoform X2 has translation MDKIMCGAPVDLSFRSLTRLTDAWTENPHSGLRPLKKNSESKYLSCSLRLSNNSIIDLCDLHQTVSHFLAEPSSLAWLDLSFNKLSHIDKVLCELHGLRVLYLHGNNISTLSEVDRLGVLPHLHSVTLHGNPIETNKTYRNRVISALPQLKTMDFSAVTQQERVLAKLWHQSNSRCRSSKKSLH, from the exons ATGGATAAGATTATGTGTGGAGCTCCGGTGGATTTATCTTTCAGAAGTCTCACCAGATTGACAG acgCTTGGACAGAGAATCCCCACAGCGGTCTTcgacctttaaaaaaaaattcagaaagtaAATATCTTAGCTGCTCCCTCCGTCTCAGTAACAACAGCATCATTGACCTGTGTGACCTCCATCAGACAGTGAGCCACTTCCTGGCTGAACCCTCAAGTCTCGCCTGGCTGGACCTCTCCTTCAACAAACTCTCACATATAGATAAG GTTTTGTGCGAGTTGCATGGACTCCGCGTGTTATATCTTCATGGAAACAACATTTCTACTCTGTCAGAGGTGGACAGGTTGGGTGTGCTCCCCCATCTTCACTCCGTCACTCTACATGGAAACCCCATAGAGACAAACAAGACTTACAG GAATCGTGTGATTTCTGCATTGCCGCAGTTAAAAACGATGGACTTCAGTGCTGTGACACAGCAGGAGCGAGTCCTGGCTAAGCTGTGGCATCAGAGCAACTCCCGCTGCAGAAGCAGCAAGAAGAGCCTTCACTGA
- the LOC102229680 gene encoding leucine-rich repeat-containing protein 51-like isoform X3, whose amino-acid sequence MDKIMCGAPVDLSFRSLTRLTGSDLHHGFSKYAWTENPHSGLRPLKKNSESKYLSCSLRLSNNSIIDLCDLHQTVSHFLAEPSSLAWLDLSFNKLSHIDKVLCELHGLRVLYLHGNNISTLSEVDRLGVLPHLHSVTLHGNPIETNKTYR is encoded by the exons ATGGATAAGATTATGTGTGGAGCTCCGGTGGATTTATCTTTCAGAAGTCTCACCAGATTGACAGGTTCTGATCTTCATCATGGTTTCTCTAAAT acgCTTGGACAGAGAATCCCCACAGCGGTCTTcgacctttaaaaaaaaattcagaaagtaAATATCTTAGCTGCTCCCTCCGTCTCAGTAACAACAGCATCATTGACCTGTGTGACCTCCATCAGACAGTGAGCCACTTCCTGGCTGAACCCTCAAGTCTCGCCTGGCTGGACCTCTCCTTCAACAAACTCTCACATATAGATAAG GTTTTGTGCGAGTTGCATGGACTCCGCGTGTTATATCTTCATGGAAACAACATTTCTACTCTGTCAGAGGTGGACAGGTTGGGTGTGCTCCCCCATCTTCACTCCGTCACTCTACATGGAAACCCCATAGAGACAAACAAGACTTACAGGTAG